In Salmo salar chromosome ssa03, Ssal_v3.1, whole genome shotgun sequence, a single genomic region encodes these proteins:
- the LOC106598934 gene encoding growth arrest and DNA damage-inducible protein GADD45 alpha, giving the protein MCKMTFEELSGEYSTERMDTVTKALEEVLSSALPQGCITVGVYEAAKSLNVDPDNVVLCILATDDEDVKDVALQIHFTLIQAFCCENDINILRVNNTRRLAEILGGGGKQGGEPMDLHCVLVTSPHSSSWKDPALSKVNRFCRESRCMDQWVPIINLPER; this is encoded by the exons ATGTGCAAGATGACATTTGAGGAACTAAGTGGGGAATATTCTACAGAAAG GATGGATACAGTGACAAAAGCCTTGGAAGAGGTTCTCTCATCAGCATTACCCCAAGGATGCATAACAGTAGGGGTCTATGAAGCAGCTAAATCATTGAATGT AGATCCAGATAATGTGGTTCTGTGCATCCTGGCTACGGATGACGAGGATGTAAAGGACGTGGCCCTTCAGATCCACTTCACCCTGATCCAGGCATTCTGCTGTGAGAATGACATCAACATCCTGCGAGTGAACAACACCCGGCGTCTGGCAGAGATCCTTGGAGGGGGAGGGAAACAAGGGGGAGAGCCCATGGACCTGCACTGTGTCCTGGTCACA AGCCCACACTCCTCGTCCTGGAAAGACCCAGCCCTGAGCAAAGTGAACCGCTTCTGCAGGGAGAGCCGTTGCATGGACCAGTGGGTGCCCATCATTAACCTCCCAGAGCGCTGA